DNA from Devosia yakushimensis:
TCCGCTGTCGGTGGTGGGCGGGGTGATTATCCTGGTGCTGGTGCTGACGGCGATATTTGCGCCTTGGCTGGCCCCCTACTCTGCCACCGGGCAGGATTTGGCGAACCGGCTGGCGGCACCGTCATCAGCGCACTGGATGGGCACGGATGAATTGGGCCGCGATATCTTTTCGCGGGTGATCTGGGGCAGCCAGATTACGCTTGTTATTGTGGGGCTGGTGGCGCTGATTTCGGCGCCGCTGGGGCTATTGGTAGGGGCGGTATCGGGCTATTTCGGGGGTTGGGTGGATCGCATTCTGATGGGGTTCACGGATATCTTTTTGTCCATGCCCAAGCTGATCCTGGCGCTGGCATTCGTGGCGGCGCTGGGGCCGGGCATCAATAATGCCATTATCGCCATCGCGATTACCTCGTGGCCGGCCTATGCGCGTATTGCGCGGGCGGAGACGCTGACGATAAGGCATTCAGAATTCATTGCTGCGGTGCAATTGCAGGGCGCGTCGCCGCTGCGAGTGATCGTGCAGCATATTCTGCCGCTCTGTACCTCTTCGATGATCATTCGGGTGACGCTGGATATGGCCGGGGTGATCCTGACTGCGGCGGGCCTGGGCTTTATCGGGCTGGGGGCGCAGCCGCCATTGCCGGAATGGGGCGCGATGATTTCGCGCGGGCGTACGTTTATTCTGGATCAATGGTGGGTGGCGACCATGCCGGGCTTTGCCATCATCATTGTGAGCCTGGGGTTCTGTTTCCTGGGCGATGGCCTGCGCGATGTGCTTGACCCGAAAAGCGAGGGCAAGTGATGGTTTTTTCGCATGACTTCACCACAACCACCGGCGCCTTCCTCGGGCTTGACCCGAGGATCGCTCGTCGCGCGTGCCGGGCTGAGAATGGCCCTCGGGTCAAGCCCGAGGGAGATGCGGTGGTTGTCGGAAGCGCTGGGGAGTTGGGCTTATGAGCACGCTCCTGAAGGTTGAAAATCTGCGGGTCAGCTTCCCCACCCATCGCGGGCGGGTGGAGGTGGTCAAGGGTATTTCGTTTGCGCTGGGGCGCGAGCGGCTGGGGATTGTGGGGGAGAGTGGATCGGGCAAGTCGATGACGGGCCGGGCGATCCTCAAGCTGATCCGCAAGCCGGGGCTGGTGACGGCCGACAAGCTCGAATTCGAAGGGATCGACCTGACCGCGCAGAGCGAAAAGCAGATGCGGTCGGTGCGTGGGGCGCGCATTTCCATGGTGATGCAGGACCCCAAATATTCGCTGAACCCGGTGATGACGGTGGGCGAGCAGATCGCCGAGGCGCTGGTGACGCATCAGAAGCTGCCGCGGCGCGAAATCGAGGCGCGGATCATTTCCATGCTTGAGGCGGTGCGGATCAATGACCCGCAGCGGGTGGCCAAGCTTTATCCGCATGAGGTTTCGGGCGGCATGGGGCAGCGCATCATGATCGCCATGATGCTGATCCCCGAGCCGGAACTGCTGATTGCGGACGAGCCGACTTCGGCGCTGGATGTGAGCGTGCAGGCGCAGGTGCTCGATATCATCGATGACCTCGTGACGCGCAAGGGGATGGGGCTGATCCTGATCAGCCATGATCTCAACCTGGTCAGCCGCTATTGCGACCGGATTCTGGTGATGAATTCGGGCGTGGTGGTGGAAGAATGCGCGGCGGGGGAGCTGGCCAATGCCAAGCATCCCTATACGCGAGGGCTGCTGGCGGCGATGCCGACCATCAATGAAAGCCGGGACGAATTGCCGGTGCTCGACCGGACACAATGGGCGGGCACATGAACGCGATAGACCTCAAAAATCTCGATATTTCCTATGGCGACACCAAGGTGGTGCATGGGGTGAACCTGACCATTGCGGAAGGCGAGAGCTTTGCGCTGGTGGGCGAGAGCGGGTCGGGCAAATCGACCATTTTGCGGGCCATTGCGGGGCTGGCGCCGGACTGGACGGGGGACATCTCCGTGCTGGGGCGGGCGCGCAGCCATGGGGTGGATCGCGCGGTGGCGCGGCAATGCCAGATGGTGTTTCAGGACCCCTATGGATCGCTGCATCCGCGCAAGACCATCGACTCGGCGCTAAGCGAGCCGCTGGCCATTCATGGCCTGGGCAATCGGGGCGAACGCGTGGAGGCGATGCTGAAGGCGGTGGGGCTGGATCAGCGCTTCCGGTTCCGCTTTCCGCACCAGCTTTCGGGCGGGCAGCGGCAGCGCGTGGCGATTGCCCGGGCGCTGATGCTGGAGCCCAAGGTGTTGCTGCTGGATGAGCCGACTTCGGCGCTGGATGTGAGCGTGCAGGCGGAGATTTTGAATCTGCTCAAGCGCCTGCGGCGGGAACAGGGGCTGACTTATCTGCTGGTGACGCACAATCTGCCGGTGGTGAGCTTTCTGTGCGACCGGCTGGCCGTGATGCGGCATGGGGGAATCGTGGAAGTGGCCGATGTGGAGCAGCTCAAGCATGGGCAGCTGGTGGAGGCCTATTCCAGGGAATTGCTGGCGGCGACGGAGGGGGCGAACCGGGCTGCTGAGTGATCTGCGCCCTCCCCTTGTGGGAGGGTTTATGAGGGGATGGGCGCCGGATAGCGGGGCTCTCGTTACCCCCTCCTAGCCTCCCCCTGATAGGGGGAGGGACTGCCCGGTGGACGGGGCGGCATGTAATTCGCCTGTTGAATTTTCGATCCAAGGACCAAAAGAATGACTGACTATTTTGCAGCTGTGGCGCGGTTTGATGCCGAGATTGCCGAGACGAAGGGCGCTGAGCAGGCGTTCAAGGCGCTGCAGACGCTGACGCAGGAGATTGTGGGGGCAAAGCTGTTCACCTACATGACTGTGGACATGACAAACGAGCTGTCGCGCCGGGTCTATACCAGCGACGCGGCGAATTACCCGACCTCGGGGACCAAGCCCCTGCATTACGACCACTGGTTCGACACGGTGCATAAGGCGCGGCAATATTTCATCGCCAACTCGATCGAGGCGATTGCCGAGGTGTTTCCGGATTATCCGCTGATCCAGTCGCTGGGGTGTGAATCCGTGGTCAACATGCCAGTGATTTTGGGCGGGGAGCTGGTGGGCACGCTCAATATGCTGGATGTGGCGGGGTATTATACGGCTGAGCGGGTGGAGCTGATCCGGCGGTATGTGGCGGTGCCGGCGAAGCTGGCGGCTATGGTGGCGGCTAAGGGGTAGGTTTCTGGTCGCGATGTAAGTTCGCACCCTGGGAGGGAACTCCGGGGGCGTTTTTTGTGCTGTGTGCCCGTCAAACCCACGGTGTCATCCCCGCGAAAGCGGGGACCTCTGTTTCGGGATGGAAGAGAAGAAAACGGAGGTTCCCGCTTTCGCGGGAATGACATTGTGGGGGAGCGGGATCGAAGCATGGGAGGGCGCAGAACCCCTCACCCTGACCATTCTGCTGAACGCAGAATGGTCTGTCCCTCTCCCTCAAGGGGAGAGGGTTGGCTCCGAGTATGCCTTACCCCGCCGATGCCATCAGGCTGGCATTGCCGCCGGCGGCGGTGGTGTCGATGCAGATGTGGCGTTCGAGTTGCAGGCGGGCGGAGTCGTCGGCCGAGGTGAGCAGCGGCAGGAGGGCGCCGTCGCGGGCGCTGAGGGCGATGCGGATCGCGTGCAGGTTGGGGTCGGAGCCGAAATAGGCGATAGAATGGAAGGTTGTGGCGTGGGCCAGGGCGTCGAGGTCTAGTTCGGAGGAAAGGGCGATGCAGCCGGTGGCTTCGGCCATCTGGCGCTGGGCGGCGTAGTCGGCTTCACTGGGGCCGAGGCAGAGAAGTGTGCCGCGGGGGGCTACGGTGAGCGTGTTGCTTTCGCCGGTTGGGCCGGGGAGCGGGAGCGCAGCGGATTGCAAATCCGCGTACCCTTTCGTGAAGCGCGGCAGATAGTGGGGGCCGCCGGCTTTGGGGCCGGTGCCGGACAGGCCCTCGCCGCCAAAGGGCTGGGAGCCGACGACGGCGCCGATTTGGTTGCGGTTGATATAGATATTGCCGGCGTGAACCTGGGCCGAGACGGCGCGGACGCGCGAGGAAATGCGGGTGTGCATGCCGAAGGTGAGGCCATAGCCGGAGCCATTGATGGCGGCGATGACGGCATCGATATCGTCGGCCTTGAAGGTCGCGACATGGAGGATCGGGCCGAAGATTTCTTCGGGAATGTCCGCGATGCCGGTGACGCGCAGGACGGTGGGGGGAACGAAAGTGCCCTGCCCCGGCGCATTCAAGCGATGAATCAACTTGCCGGCCTTGGTGAAGGCAGCGACATGGTTTTCGATTTTTGTGCGGGCGGCTTCGTCGATGACGGGGCCGATATCGTTGGCGAGGTCCCAGGGATTGCCCAGGGTGAGTTCGTCCATGGCGCCGGTGAGCATTTCAATGGTGCGGTCGGCAACGTCTTCCTGAACATAGAGGATGCGCAGGGCCGAGCAGCGCTGGCCGGCGGACTGGAAGGCGGAGGCGAGGACATCGCGCACGGCCTGTTCGGGCAGCGCGGTGGAATCCACGATCATGGCGTTGAGGCCGCCGGTTTCGGCGATCAGCGGGGCGTCGGGGGCAAGGTTTGCCGCCATGGCGCGATCGATACGGCGGGCGGTGGGGAGGGAGCCGGTGAAGGCGACGCCGGCAATGCGGGCGTCGGAGGTGAGCGCGGTGCCCACTTCGCCAGCGCCGGGGAGGAGTTGGATGGCGTCACGCGGAATGCCGGCCTCGTGCATCAGACAGATGGCGCGGTGGGCGATGAGCGGGGTCTGCGGGGCGG
Protein-coding regions in this window:
- a CDS encoding ABC transporter permease, giving the protein MTTRDWLLEDSPSSRWQANAGRAYRVFTALLRNPLSVVGGVIILVLVLTAIFAPWLAPYSATGQDLANRLAAPSSAHWMGTDELGRDIFSRVIWGSQITLVIVGLVALISAPLGLLVGAVSGYFGGWVDRILMGFTDIFLSMPKLILALAFVAALGPGINNAIIAIAITSWPAYARIARAETLTIRHSEFIAAVQLQGASPLRVIVQHILPLCTSSMIIRVTLDMAGVILTAAGLGFIGLGAQPPLPEWGAMISRGRTFILDQWWVATMPGFAIIIVSLGFCFLGDGLRDVLDPKSEGK
- a CDS encoding ABC transporter ATP-binding protein, which produces MSTLLKVENLRVSFPTHRGRVEVVKGISFALGRERLGIVGESGSGKSMTGRAILKLIRKPGLVTADKLEFEGIDLTAQSEKQMRSVRGARISMVMQDPKYSLNPVMTVGEQIAEALVTHQKLPRREIEARIISMLEAVRINDPQRVAKLYPHEVSGGMGQRIMIAMMLIPEPELLIADEPTSALDVSVQAQVLDIIDDLVTRKGMGLILISHDLNLVSRYCDRILVMNSGVVVEECAAGELANAKHPYTRGLLAAMPTINESRDELPVLDRTQWAGT
- a CDS encoding ABC transporter ATP-binding protein, producing MNAIDLKNLDISYGDTKVVHGVNLTIAEGESFALVGESGSGKSTILRAIAGLAPDWTGDISVLGRARSHGVDRAVARQCQMVFQDPYGSLHPRKTIDSALSEPLAIHGLGNRGERVEAMLKAVGLDQRFRFRFPHQLSGGQRQRVAIARALMLEPKVLLLDEPTSALDVSVQAEILNLLKRLRREQGLTYLLVTHNLPVVSFLCDRLAVMRHGGIVEVADVEQLKHGQLVEAYSRELLAATEGANRAAE
- a CDS encoding GAF domain-containing protein; this encodes MTDYFAAVARFDAEIAETKGAEQAFKALQTLTQEIVGAKLFTYMTVDMTNELSRRVYTSDAANYPTSGTKPLHYDHWFDTVHKARQYFIANSIEAIAEVFPDYPLIQSLGCESVVNMPVILGGELVGTLNMLDVAGYYTAERVELIRRYVAVPAKLAAMVAAKG